The nucleotide sequence ATCATCATATATATTGGGTTGGTTGAAGCCATCAAAGTACATGTCACAATTTCCTTTGATACGTGAATACAATCGTTATTGCAGGAATGTACGGCGAGTTTTCCGGCAGCTTGATGGTTCAGATTGTGGTTCTTCAGTGCATCATCTGGTACACTTTGATGCTCTTCTTGTTCGAGTATAGAGGCGCCAAGATGCTGATTTCGGAGCAGTTTCCAGACACTGCTGGGTCGATTGTCTCGATTCATGTCGATTCGGATGTCATGTCGCTGGATGGAAGGCAGCCACTGGAGACTGAAACGGAGATGAAAGAAGATGGAAAGCTTCACGTCACTGTTAGAAAATCAAACGCTTCGAGATCGGACATCTTCTCAAGGAGGTCTCAAGGGTTATCTTCCACGACTCCCCGGCCTTCTAATTTGACAAACGCAGAGATTTACTCTTTGCAGTCGTCGAGAAACCCTACTCCGAGAGGCTCCAGTTTCAACCACACTGATTTCTATTCCATGGTGGCCGGCGCCGGGGCCCGGAACTCCAACTTCGGTGCCTCGGACGCTTACGGCCTTTCGGCGTCCCGAGGGCCCACGCCGAGGCCGTCCAACTACGAGGAGGAAGGCGGCAAGCCCAGGTTCCGCTCGTTAgataactcctcaaattttgtttctttaattCTTGTGGATTGTCAACGGCATTGAGGCCCAACCAACCAATCACATAAAAATGTCAGTTATGTGCGAGATTCCATCCTAACAAGTGATGTATATAACAGGTTCCACCACCATGGGGTGCCGGGGAACTCGCATTATCCGGCCCCGAACCCCGGGATGTTTTCGCCGCCCACAGGTTCGAAGGGGGCGGCGGCGGCGGGGAGTAGCGCGGCGAAGAAGGCTAATGGGCAAGCGCATCAGCCGAAGCAGGAAGACGGCGTTAGGGACCTCCACATGTTTGTTTGGAGCTCAAGTACTTCGCCTGTTTCAGACGTGTTTGGCGGCCATGAATATGGAGCTCTGGAGCAGCCTTCTAAAGACGTTAGGATTGCTGTTTCCCCAGCAAAAGGTACAGCGGGTTAATCCGTAATTAATTATTgtcaagtttaattaattttcaggTTGATtgattaactaattaattagttcattGCTATGTATGATCAGTAGAGGGTCACAGAGAGAATCAAGAGGAGTACTTGGGGAGAGATGAATTCAGCTTTGGGAACAGAGGTTTGGATCGAGAAATGAACAGccatgatcatcatcatcacggTGGAAAAGATGGAGATAAGAAAGCCAAAGCCATGCCCCCAACCAGTGTGATGACCAGGCTCATCTTGATCATGGTTTGGAGGAAACTCATTAGAAACCCAAACACTTACTCCAGCCTCATTGGCCTCATTTGGTCTCTAGTCTCATTCaggtctccctctccctcttccCTTTTCTTCACAGTTACTACCTTGCCGATGCTTTGTTACCCCAAATACATATAAATAGATTAAAAATTACACCCCCCAAATGCTTTCTTAGTTCCAAAAGAGTCCCTCTTTTTGTTGCTCACAGTATCACTCTCCTacgaacaaaaaaaattatgctaaTATGGACGACCTTTTAAGAGTTACTCTAGTTTATAACGGTTTAATCTGGTACCCAATTCAGTGAGTTGGGGAAATTAGGGTGCTTGAACTAACACTGGTTATTGGCGTTATGTGTGGTTTGTTCGGTGCAGGTGGCATGTTAAGATGCCTGCCATAATAGAGAAGTCCATTTCCATACTGTCTGATGCAGGGCTTGGCATGGCCATGTTCAGTCTAGGTCAGTTCTCCCCCCTCCCgcaaaatcaaaatattctctttctctttaatCATTACGCCATGCCCcctttcattattattattattataaatacatatataataaataaataataataataaaagcaaCTGCTTAAGCCAAAGCAGCCAACAGTGTGGCCATCATAATGTGCCCCCCTGCCTCTTTAATCATCATCAATCACTGTACATCTGCAGTATGCAAAGCCCTTTTCTCTGTGACAACAGCAGTTGGATGTGATATAATGGCGCTACTGatagtgatgataatgatgatggtgatgggTTTGTTTTAAGAGACTTTGTATTACTGTGGATATGGTCGTAAAAATAAgttgttttttttctaaaataatgcagagtttgtaattttaaatctcTGGTGTCTTTGCAGGTCTCTTCATGGCATTGCAGCCGAGGATCATAGCATGTGGGAATTCCGTAGCAGCCTTTGCTATGGCTGTCAGGTTCCTCACTGGTCCAGCTGTCATGGCTGCTGCTTCGATTGTTGTTGGCCTACGTGGCGTCCTCTTACACGTGGCCATCGTTCaggtctccctctctctctggaTTTCTCTCTCTACATCTATACGTATAATAATCTTCTTTTCTTGCCTCCTACTGACGCACAACCTAAGCAAAGCAGAGTGACAAAGCTGCAGCCacttttttatgtttaaaagataagtttttcAATTAGCTGTTAATGAGGATTTAGGATTAAATTATGTCAGCCCACTGAACCATTTGCTCCTTCGATAtattccccctctctctctatatatatatctatatggtcGTAATGGGTGCTGTGGAAGTGCACCAATGGCAGTGAGAGCTAAATCCAAAGATACGGTCTTTGTCTAGCTACTACGTTTCTTTGTTTTTACTTCTGTTTTATGTTCCGAAACATAAATATTAACTAAAAGCCTTCGCTTTAATCATGCGCTTGCTTTGGTTGGCTAATacaattaaacataattaattaaatcaggCTGCTCTTCCACAAGGAATTGTCCCCTTTGTCTTCGCCAAGGAATACAGTGTCCATCCTGACATTCTCAGCACAGCGTGAGTCCCCTTCCCAACATTTActtcttaatttttcctttgctttgcatgcatacatatatatatatatagccattcccattaattaattaagattgtTAGTTCGTGCATGGTTGAAAGATGACAAGTTTggagttatatatttatataattgcTTTCTTCTTACCTGAATTTCAGGGTTATATTTGGGATGCTGATCGCATTGCCAATAACACTTGTGTACTACATTTTGTTGGGGCTATGAAAAGGGTGGTGTAGGGTTAAGTAAAGGTGTCTTGGAGCTAGCAGAAACTAATATCCTGGCTCATTGGGAGatcacagaagaagaagaagaagaagaagaagaagaagaagaagaagaagaggagacaagagaaagagaaaaaagggTTTTTTAAATGCATGAATATCTGTTCTTATTTATTGCCTTTCCATAGCtgaaaaattgtaaaatcaatCATATGGTTGTAGTCAGTTTGGTAGGAGCAGTTAATTATTGTAGTTTAATCAATCTCCTTGCCATATATCATCAGGTTCATGGTAACACAGATTGAGAATGGAGAACGGAGAGCTGGGAATATCCAAACAAGCCTTAATTAATAAACCCTTCTCTATGTTT is from Diospyros lotus cultivar Yz01 chromosome 2, ASM1463336v1, whole genome shotgun sequence and encodes:
- the LOC127795846 gene encoding probable auxin efflux carrier component 1c isoform X2; the encoded protein is MITLSDFYHVMTAVVPLYVAMILAYGSVKWWKIFSPDQCSGINRFVALFAVPLLSFHFISTNDPYTMNLRFIAADTLQKLIVLGVLAIWTMISKRGCLEWTITLFSLSTLPNTLVMGIPLLKGMYGEFSGSLMVQIVVLQCIIWYTLMLFLFEYRGAKMLISEQFPDTAGSIVSIHVDSDVMSLDGRQPLETETEMKEDGKLHVTVRKSNASRSDIFSRRSQGLSSTTPRPSNLTNAEIYSLQSSRNPTPRGSSFNHTDFYSMVAGAGARNSNFGASDAYGLSASRGPTPRPSNYEEEGGKPRFHHHGVPGNSHYPAPNPGMFSPPTGSKGAAAAGSSAAKKANGQAHQPKQEDGVRDLHMFVWSSSTSPVSDVFGGHEYGALEQPSKDVRIAVSPAKEGHRENQEEYLGRDEFSFGNRGLDREMNSHDHHHHGGKDGDKKAKAMPPTSVMTRLILIMVWRKLIRNPNTYSSLIGLIWSLVSFRWHVKMPAIIEKSISILSDAGLGMAMFSLGLFMALQPRIIACGNSVAAFAMAVRFLTGPAVMAAASIVVGLRGVLLHVAIVQAALPQGIVPFVFAKEYSVHPDILSTAVIFGMLIALPITLVYYILLGL
- the LOC127795846 gene encoding probable auxin efflux carrier component 1c isoform X1; this translates as MITLSDFYHVMTAVVPLYVAMILAYGSVKWWKIFSPDQCSGINRFVALFAVPLLSFHFISTNDPYTMNLRFIAADTLQKLIVLGVLAIWTMISKRGCLEWTITLFSLSTLPNTLVMGIPLLKGMYGEFSGSLMVQIVVLQCIIWYTLMLFLFEYRGAKMLISEQFPDTAGSIVSIHVDSDVMSLDGRQPLETETEMKEDGKLHVTVRKSNASRSDIFSRRSQGLSSTTPRPSNLTNAEIYSLQSSRNPTPRGSSFNHTDFYSMVAGAGARNSNFGASDAYGLSASRGPTPRPSNYEEEGGKPRFHHHGVPGNSHYPAPNPGMFSPPTGSKGAAAAGSSAAKKANGQAHQPKQEDGVRDLHMFVWSSSTSPVSDVFGGHEYGALEQPSKDVRIAVSPAKVEGHRENQEEYLGRDEFSFGNRGLDREMNSHDHHHHGGKDGDKKAKAMPPTSVMTRLILIMVWRKLIRNPNTYSSLIGLIWSLVSFRWHVKMPAIIEKSISILSDAGLGMAMFSLGLFMALQPRIIACGNSVAAFAMAVRFLTGPAVMAAASIVVGLRGVLLHVAIVQAALPQGIVPFVFAKEYSVHPDILSTAVIFGMLIALPITLVYYILLGL